The DNA window AGCCTGCGCCTCACCCTCAGCCGCTTCTACAACGCGCTGGGCCCCAGCAGTATGACCCGCTCAACCGGCTGGCCCGCACCCTGCAGGATGCCAGTGGCATCAATGCCGAAATCCAGAGCAGCTACAACGCGCTGGACCAGGTCACCCAGGTCACCGACCCCAAGGGCCTGAACACCACTTACACCTATAACGGCTTCGGCGACCTCATTGTCCAGAGCAGCCCCGACAGCGGCGAAACCTTCATGGATCGCGACGGGGCCGGCAATCTTGTTGTGCGGACAGACGCGCGCGGCGTACAGGTGGAGCACCACTACGACGCCCTCAACCGCCTGATCGGCATCAGCTACCCCGACCCGAATCTCAACGTCGGCTACGCCTACGACACCGCCCCGGCCGTGTGCAGCACCAACGAGCGCTTCCACACGGGCCGCGTGGCCCAGGTGCAGCATGCCGGCGGCAGCACCACCTACTGCTACGACCGCTTCGGCCAGATGACCCGCAAGGTGCAGACGGTCAATGGCGTGGCCAGCACCGTGCGCTATGCCTACACCATCGGCGGACGACTGCAGCAGTTGACCTACCCGGACGGCAGCGTGGCCGACTACGTGCGCGACAGCCTCGGCCGGATCAGTGAAATCGGCCTGACCCGCCCGGGCCAGGCCCGGCAGGTGGTGGTGAACAACCTGATGTACGCCCCGTTCGGGCCGGCCACCGGGTGGACCTACGGCGACGGGCGTCAGCTGATTCGCCCTGTGGACTACAACTACCGTCCCGAGCGGATCTGGGATGTGGGCCAGGATGGCCTGTCACTGGGCTTCACCTATGACCCGGTGGGAGCCATCACCGAGCTCAAGACCGCTGACGGGGTTACCTCGCTGGCGCAGTTCGGCTACGACGGCATGGGCCGACTCACCCAGACCAAGGACGGCCCCAGCGGGACGGTCATCGAGGCGTACGACTACGACCCCACCGGCAACCGCATGGGCATGACCAGCAATGCCGGCACCCAGGTGTATTCCTACGCTCCGGGTAGCCACCGCCTGACCAGCGTGGACGGCGAAGTACGGGACCACGATGCGGCGGGCAACACCACCAGCATTGGTAGCCGCGAGTACGTGTACAGCGATGCCAACCGCCTGCGTCAGGCCAAGCAGGGCGGGGCAGTGCTGGAAAGCTACCTGTACAACCACCGGGGTGAGCGCATTCAGCGCGAACCCACTGGCGGAGGTGCGCAGATCACGGTGTATGACGAGGCGGGTCAGTGGCTGGGTAACTACAGCAGCACTGGGCAGGCCCTGCAGCAGGCGATCTGGCTGGATAACTATCCGGTGGCGCTGATCAATGCGCCGGCTGCGGGTGTGCCGGTGGTGGCTTACATCCAGCCCGACCATCTGGGCACGCCGCGTGTGGTGATCGACCCGGTGCGCAACCTGAGCATCTGGGAGTGGAGCAGCAAGAGCGAGGTGTTTGGTAACCAGGCTCCGAATGGTGATCCGGATGGGGATGGGGTGGCGTTTGAGCTGGCGCTGCGGTTCCCGGGGCAGCAAGCTACGGATGCGAGTGGGTTGTTCTACAACGACCAGCGCGAGTATGACCCGGCGGTGGGTCGGTACTCGCAGAGTGATCCGATTGGGTTGAGTGGAGGGATCAGCACCTATGGTTACGTAGGCGGCCTGCCCAATGGTGCAATTGATCCTCGGGGTCTTCAGCGGGCAGTTCCCAGGCCTGTCCCCCCGCCGTCGACGGGCGGAGTTTGGCTTGATCCGGATGGCTATCCAGTCGCGGACACAGGCTATGCTACTCACTATCCAGCTCCGCCTATGACTGGAGTCTTTCCCGCCGACTCCGCGGTCGGAGTGTTGACCACGATCACTCTGGCAATTCCGTCGGGGGTCAAAGCCTACCTCAATCAGAAGCATGGTTCTGGGACCCAGCCGGCTGCGTGCCCGATTCCTGGGGTTACCCCTGGCCGAAAGACAAGGGGGCCAAGTGACATCTACACCAAGCCGGGAGGGTTTGATACGGCAAACGGTGACTTTGATGCGCTTTCGCCGAACGGCGTTTCAGACAAGGGTGGCGGAATTCGAGTGGGAACGTTGGACGATGGTCGAACAATCGTTGTCAGGCCGGACTCAACGGACGGTTCGCCTACGATTGAGATACAGTCTGGAAGGAACAAGACCAAGGTGCGATATGTCAAATAGGTTCGAAGTGGTACTCGAAAAGTTGCCCGATGTGTGCGTCAGCAGGGTCAGCTTTGACGACGGGGCGCTCCTTGTACAAGGCGGAAGAGAAGACGGTGCTATCGCCATCGAAGTAAGGTTTACGGGCGTGCATTTCGTCGGAATCTCTGATGAGGGCTCCAAGCTCCGACTTCTTCGGGATTTGAATGGTGTTCGTGGAGCAATTCTCCGAAGTGAAAGCGATCCGGTGATGAGACAGTTCATAGTTGAGTCACTGGATACTCTGGAAGGTGTCGAACTTTTTCACTACGTCCTGATGCTGGGTGAAGAGATTATTGATGTCATCTCGGGCTACGATCCGGACATTAGAGTGATTTAAAGTTGTGTAGTCGGGCCCAGTCCAGCTCACCCAGACCAAGGACGGCCCCAGCGGGACGGTCATCGAGGCGTACGACTACGACCCGACCGGCAACCGCATGGGGATGACCAGCAAGGAGAGTTACGCGACCACGACGCGGCGGGCAATACCACCAGCATTGGTAGCCGCGAGTACTTGTACAGCGATGCCAACCGCCTACGTCATGCCATGCAGGGTGGGGCGGTGCTGGAAAGCTACCTGTACAACCACCGTGGCGAGCGCATCCAACGCGAACCGACCGGTGGCACCGCCCAGCTCACGGTGTATGACGAGGCCTGCCAGTGGTTGGGCAACTACAGCAGCACTGGGCAGGCGCTGCAGCAGGCGATCTGGCTGGGTAACTATCCGGTGGCATTGATCAATGCACCGGCAGCGGGTGTGCCGGAGGTGGCGTACATCCAACCCGACCATCTGGGTACGCCGCGTGTGGTGATCGACCCGGTGCGCAACCTGAGCATCTGGGATTGGAGCAGCAAGAGCGAGGTGTTTGGGAACCAGGCTCCGAATGGTGATCCGGATGGGGATGGGGTGGCGTTTGAGCTGGCGCTGCGGTTCCCGGGACAGCAGGCGACGAAAGCTAGTGGGCTGTACGATAACTACCAGCGGTAGTATGGCCCGGCGGTGGGTAGCACTCGCAGAGTTATCCGATTGGGTTTGCGGAAGGGGTGAGTACTTACGCCTCCGTTGCAGGGGATCCGCTAAATGAGATGGTTCGCGGCAAGTCTACTTTTCGAATCAAAGCACTCCAAATCCAGCGCTGAGGGAGGACTCTGGGAGGAGCGAATCATCATCCTGCATGCTGAGTCTCAGGATGATGCGACCGCCCAAGCGCACCAGATAGGTGTCGCAGGCGAGACCTCCTACGAGGCGAAGGAAGGGGGCCAAGTGAACTGGGTATTCTCCCAAGTTGAACGAATTCTGGAGGTGGAGTCTGAATCACTCTCAAGCGGTACAGAAATCTTCTCCAGATTCCTTCGCGCTTCTGAGGTCGGGAGCCTCCTGACGCCCTTCGAAGACTGATCAGTGTGCGACCAGAATGGGAGTGCAACCAGTTGGTAGAGGCGCTGAAGTTCGGAGAGGGCCTGGCGATGGGCCTTCTTCAGCAGATTTGGCATGAAAATCTGGCTGCCGTGACTGCGGCTTGATCTAGCCCCGGCATGGCATGATCAGGGGACATTCGGTAAGAACGCTGATTGAGGTATAGATAGAAGCAATCCAGGCACCTGGGAGTATTTCGACGAAGGAGCTGCGCCTTGATGGAATTCAAAAGTAAACACGCAGCGTATGCGGTTGGGGTGTGGACGGCCCTTGGGGTGTCGTCTGCTTGGTCGGTTCCACCCCCGCCACCTCCTCCCAGCGTGATTGTTCCCAACCCGAGATCCATTGACCGAGGTTCGGAACTTGAGGGCGAAAAGCTTCAGAATTTCATGGCGCTTGCGCGTTCTGGAGATGCAAGTGCAGCGTTTCGCCTCTCCCGTCACTATGCAGCGATTGGGGATGTTGTCGAAGCTCGATACTGGACGGTCGTTGCTGCGGCCCGTGGGCACCGTGTTGCCCAGTACAGCTTAGGCTTCTCGAAGGCTGAAGCGGATGACTGCCTGACTCTCGCGGAAGCAAAAGCATGGATTGAAGAGTTCAGTCGGGTAGACGGCTTTCGTGATCCAGGGATCGCTCCCGCTCTTGAGGCGAAGTACGCGAAGTCGTGCGAAGAGAAGGGAAAATGATCGGAATGAATGGTATCTATTGATGTCGAGTTCAGCTGATCAACGCGGCGTGTTCCCGGTCAGGCTTCGCGCCAATGGTGAAGAAGCTTGGCTCTTGTGGGAGTCATCGGATGCCGGTGATTACTTCTGGGGTAAGGATGGAGGGATTTTGGCTGCAGAGGACTTGCCGTCCATCGTGTCAAAAGCGGACTTGTCGGCCGGAAATGTGAAGGTAGGGGAGGAGTCCTTCTTTGATTTCGATGGAGCATTGAGGTCACTACGGGCGACCTCAAGTGTTGATCCCGAGCTGATGATCGACATCTGGAACCTGCTAACTGATCTCTTCAGGACAATTTCGGGAAGCAGGGACCGGTTTCATGCGGATCTTTCCGAAACGTACGACGCTTACTTCTCCAGATGTGAAGTGGCGGGCTTTGTGGGGCTCCAGCCTGAAGCCCTTGCATCGCAGGACGTGATGAGCGCTATCAAGGTGCTTGAGGATGGCGTGACAATGATCTCAGGGGCGATCAGGTTGTGACAGTTAGGGGGTCGTCAAGTGCGGAAGATAAAGGCGCGAGCTCGAGTGGATGCCGAGAAACTGACAGGGCAGAGTCTGCAAAAGATCGTGCTGTCTGTCTTTAGGAAATGCCACGATTACGCTGGCCTGGATGCAAGCGAGTTGCTGTCAGAACTTGAAGATTTCGGCATAACGACGAACAAATCTTTCAGGCTGCTGATGAAGAAGCACCGGCGAGCGATTCTCTCGGACGAGAAGCAGAAGATGTTGCGCGCAGAGACGCTCGACCTCCTGCGTCAATTCAATCCTGCTGGAATTGACGTCCATTCGAATACCTCCCGTTTCGCAGTAAGTGGGTTGGTAAGGGGGGCGCTTGAAAAAGAATTCGGTTGGGATGCTGTTGTCGAGAAAGTTCCGGGTTCGTTAGTCACATCGGACTAGAGCGCCAGGAATACGGGTCGCCTCACTCAGACCAAGGACGGCCCCAGTG is part of the Stenotrophomonas oahuensis genome and encodes:
- a CDS encoding DUF4288 domain-containing protein translates to MRWFAASLLFESKHSKSSAEGGLWEERIIILHAESQDDATAQAHQIGVAGETSYEAKEGGQVNWVFSQVERILEVESESLSSGTEIFSRFLRASEVGSLLTPFED